In a genomic window of Demequina muriae:
- the alr gene encoding alanine racemase: MSALEVTVDYDAIARNVEILRGHAAGADVMAVVKADAYGHGLVRAAQAARRGGATWLGVAQPHEALALRAAGDSGRILTWLYGPDVPARALIAADVDLSVSSPEVLGEIVAVSRENPRPARLHICVDTGLGREGVTPAELPVLLDLAIAAQEEGLVRIVGMWSHLAWADAPGHPTIDAQADVFREALSLAQDRRVGLEVRHLANSACTLTRPDLHFDLVRPGIAIYGLPPVADPYGERFGLTPAMTVRSEVILVKDVPQGHGVSYGHEYVTPYPTTLGLVSAGYADGVFRSGGNRAEVGIRGRRYQIAGRVCMDQFVVDLGPATSVCAGDPVTLFGVDGPSATDWARAIDTIDYEIVCRFGALRDKGAA; encoded by the coding sequence ATGAGCGCACTGGAGGTGACCGTCGACTACGACGCGATCGCCCGCAACGTCGAGATCCTCCGCGGCCACGCCGCTGGCGCCGACGTGATGGCGGTGGTGAAGGCCGATGCATACGGCCATGGCCTGGTCCGCGCCGCCCAGGCGGCGCGCCGCGGGGGCGCGACGTGGCTCGGCGTGGCGCAGCCGCACGAGGCGCTCGCGCTGCGCGCCGCGGGCGACTCCGGCCGCATCCTCACGTGGCTCTACGGGCCGGATGTGCCCGCCCGCGCGCTCATCGCCGCCGACGTCGACCTCTCGGTGTCCTCCCCGGAGGTGCTGGGCGAGATCGTCGCGGTGTCGCGGGAGAACCCGAGGCCTGCGCGCCTCCACATCTGCGTCGATACGGGGCTGGGACGGGAGGGCGTCACTCCCGCCGAGCTGCCGGTGCTCCTGGACCTCGCGATCGCCGCGCAGGAGGAGGGCCTGGTGCGCATCGTCGGCATGTGGTCCCACCTCGCGTGGGCCGACGCTCCCGGTCACCCCACGATCGACGCGCAGGCGGATGTGTTTCGCGAGGCGCTCTCGCTTGCCCAGGATCGTCGGGTGGGCCTCGAGGTGCGCCATCTTGCGAACTCCGCATGCACGCTGACCCGGCCCGACCTTCACTTCGACCTGGTCCGGCCCGGTATCGCTATCTACGGCCTTCCTCCCGTGGCGGACCCGTATGGCGAACGGTTCGGGCTGACTCCCGCGATGACCGTGCGCTCCGAGGTCATCCTGGTGAAGGACGTCCCGCAGGGCCACGGGGTGAGCTACGGACACGAGTACGTCACGCCGTACCCGACCACGCTGGGTCTGGTGAGCGCGGGCTACGCCGACGGGGTGTTCCGCTCGGGCGGGAACCGTGCCGAGGTGGGCATCCGCGGGCGCCGCTATCAGATCGCCGGCCGGGTGTGCATGGACCAGTTCGTCGTGGACCTCGGGCCGGCGACGTCGGTCTGCGCCGGCGACCCGGTGACGCTGTTCGGGGTGGACGGACCGAGTGCGACCGACTGGGCGCGCGCCATCGACACCATCGACTACGAGATCGTGTGCCGCTTCGGTGCGCTCCGTGACAAGGGCGCGGCATGA
- the tsaE gene encoding tRNA (adenosine(37)-N6)-threonylcarbamoyltransferase complex ATPase subunit type 1 TsaE yields the protein MIDVTLEAPDAEAMRDLGAQVIAPLLRSGDLVILTGDLGAGKTTFTQGLGSALGVRGDIASPTFIIARTHPSLVDGPDLVHVDAYRLGSLQELDDLDLDTSLDDAVTVVEWGEGAASLSEDRLHLTILRPRGGAVDMDDPSGGVRSVRITSHGDRWEGIALPGL from the coding sequence ATGATCGACGTCACCCTCGAGGCGCCCGATGCGGAGGCGATGCGCGACCTGGGGGCCCAGGTCATCGCGCCGCTGCTCCGGTCAGGCGACCTGGTGATCCTCACGGGGGACCTGGGAGCGGGCAAGACCACCTTCACGCAGGGCCTTGGCAGTGCGCTGGGAGTCAGGGGCGACATCGCGAGCCCCACGTTCATCATCGCGCGCACGCACCCGAGCCTCGTCGACGGTCCCGACCTGGTCCATGTCGACGCGTACCGGCTGGGCTCGCTTCAGGAACTCGACGACCTCGACCTCGACACCTCGCTCGACGACGCCGTCACGGTGGTCGAATGGGGTGAGGGCGCCGCGTCGCTGTCGGAGGATCGCCTGCACCTCACGATTCTGCGACCCCGTGGCGGCGCCGTGGACATGGACGATCCGTCGGGCGGCGTGCGCTCGGTGCGCATCACCTCGCACGGCGACCGCTGGGAGGGCATCGCCCTCCCCGGCCTCTAG
- the tsaB gene encoding tRNA (adenosine(37)-N6)-threonylcarbamoyltransferase complex dimerization subunit type 1 TsaB has product MILALDTSAAVAVSVVDGDRVVASRSEFAPRGHAELLTSLIRDAMAEAGVTGADLESIVVGTGPAPFTGLRVGLVTARTLAFAWGVPAHGVCSLDALGAEHGDVTVIADARRKEVYWARYRDGRRMEGPEVGSPESVSAPGIVVGRGALLYPDAFPHAVGGDPDPAWLARVARERLASGETDLPLEPMYLRRPDVHGVPGA; this is encoded by the coding sequence GTGATCCTCGCTCTCGACACCTCCGCCGCCGTGGCCGTCTCCGTGGTCGACGGCGACCGTGTGGTGGCCTCGCGATCGGAGTTCGCGCCGCGCGGCCACGCCGAGCTGCTGACCTCGCTGATCCGCGATGCCATGGCCGAGGCCGGAGTCACGGGTGCCGACCTCGAGAGCATCGTGGTGGGAACGGGCCCCGCGCCCTTCACCGGGCTGCGCGTGGGCCTGGTGACAGCGCGCACCCTGGCGTTCGCCTGGGGTGTGCCGGCGCACGGCGTCTGCTCGCTCGACGCGCTCGGCGCTGAGCACGGCGACGTGACGGTCATCGCCGATGCGCGCCGCAAGGAGGTCTACTGGGCGCGCTACCGCGACGGCCGGCGGATGGAAGGGCCCGAGGTGGGCTCGCCCGAGTCCGTGTCAGCGCCCGGGATCGTCGTGGGTCGTGGCGCGCTCCTGTACCCCGACGCATTCCCGCACGCGGTCGGCGGCGACCCTGACCCCGCATGGCTCGCCCGCGTCGCGCGGGAACGCCTCGCCTCGGGCGAGACGGACCTGCCGCTCGAGCCGATGTACCTGCGCCGCCCCGACGTCCACGGCGTCCCGGGCGCGTGA
- the rimI gene encoding ribosomal protein S18-alanine N-acetyltransferase: MSDTSPVDPTRASAVVIRDLREDDLDRVAELEREIFGSSAWSPALVREDFRFGASRWRGADGEESLAAYAVYGFEGDAFHLMNLAVAPEARGRRLGAALMADFMAEARRLEVREAWLEVAVTNEVALALYRAHGFEDVRVRRRYYQPEGLDALVMRVRLDDPS, translated from the coding sequence ATGTCTGACACGTCCCCCGTCGACCCGACCCGCGCATCGGCCGTCGTCATCCGCGATCTGCGCGAGGACGATCTTGACCGGGTCGCGGAGCTCGAGCGCGAGATCTTCGGATCCTCCGCGTGGTCGCCGGCGCTGGTGCGCGAGGACTTCCGGTTCGGAGCCTCGCGGTGGCGAGGAGCGGATGGCGAGGAGTCGCTCGCGGCATACGCCGTCTACGGTTTCGAAGGCGACGCCTTTCACCTGATGAACTTGGCGGTCGCCCCGGAGGCGCGGGGACGTCGGCTGGGGGCGGCGCTGATGGCGGACTTCATGGCCGAGGCCCGCCGCCTGGAAGTGCGCGAGGCCTGGCTCGAGGTCGCGGTCACCAACGAGGTGGCGCTGGCGCTGTACCGCGCCCACGGCTTCGAGGACGTGCGGGTGCGTCGGCGCTACTACCAGCCGGAGGGCCTCGACGCGCTGGTGATGCGCGTGCGGCTCGACGACCCGTCCTGA
- a CDS encoding DUF3817 domain-containing protein yields the protein MSAPLPTDRVGRAFVAVAIVEAVTWTGLLLGMLLEHVLHLTEMGVAIFGPLHGAAFLVYVVVAVVAATRFRWTLGVFALALLAAVPPLTTIPLERWMRRSGLLVRPTAD from the coding sequence GTGAGCGCGCCGCTCCCCACGGACCGGGTCGGGCGCGCGTTCGTCGCGGTCGCGATCGTCGAGGCCGTCACGTGGACCGGCCTCCTGCTGGGCATGCTGCTCGAGCACGTGCTGCACCTCACAGAGATGGGGGTGGCCATCTTCGGCCCCCTGCACGGCGCCGCGTTCCTGGTCTACGTCGTGGTCGCGGTCGTGGCCGCCACCCGGTTCCGGTGGACGCTGGGCGTGTTCGCGCTGGCCCTCCTGGCCGCCGTGCCGCCCCTCACCACCATCCCGCTGGAGCGATGGATGCGCCGCTCGGGGCTGCTGGTGCGCCCCACCGCCGACTGA
- a CDS encoding malonic semialdehyde reductase: MPTTSSLDADARSLLFLDARSNVNFADRPVPANVVRKVWELVKWGPTGNNTVPLRLLVAESDEARAAVIANALEGNRAKLAKAPLLVVAAHDERFHDTFDVTGAGTASTYERLEGDPGRRSSMAHSGAMLQAGYFIVGLRAAGLAVRPYGGFDKAAMDAALFEGTSWRSEVLFGIGYPHEDDHGAGERRGRLGADQAVRVA, encoded by the coding sequence ATGCCCACCACCTCTTCCCTGGATGCCGACGCGCGCTCGCTGCTGTTCCTCGACGCGCGATCCAACGTCAACTTCGCTGACCGCCCCGTGCCCGCGAACGTCGTGCGCAAGGTGTGGGAGCTCGTGAAATGGGGCCCCACCGGCAACAACACCGTGCCGCTGCGCCTGCTCGTCGCCGAGTCCGACGAGGCCCGTGCCGCGGTCATCGCGAATGCGCTCGAAGGCAACCGCGCCAAGCTCGCGAAGGCGCCGCTGCTGGTCGTCGCCGCGCACGACGAGCGCTTCCACGACACCTTCGACGTCACCGGGGCCGGCACCGCGTCGACGTACGAGCGCCTCGAGGGCGACCCCGGTCGCCGCAGCAGCATGGCCCACTCGGGCGCGATGCTGCAGGCGGGCTACTTCATCGTGGGTCTGCGGGCCGCGGGCCTGGCCGTGCGCCCCTACGGCGGCTTCGACAAGGCCGCCATGGATGCCGCACTGTTCGAGGGCACCTCGTGGCGCTCGGAGGTGCTGTTCGGCATCGGCTACCCGCACGAGGACGATCACGGCGCGGGCGAGCGACGTGGGCGCCTGGGCGCCGACCAGGCGGTGAGGGTCGCGTGA
- the tsaD gene encoding tRNA (adenosine(37)-N6)-threonylcarbamoyltransferase complex transferase subunit TsaD, translated as MNPLVLGIESTCDETGVALVEGTDLLVDVTASSMDEHARFGGIVPEVASRAHLEAFLPTLEQALDRAGRTLSEVDAIAVAAGPGLVGSLTVGNAAAKALALALDRPLYGVNHVIGHAVVDELVHGEFPDRVMSLVVSGGHTSLLLIEGSAVTVRELGHTLDDAAGEAFDKVGRLLGLPYPGGPHIDRLAREGDPTAIPFPRALTAPKFKATHAYDFSFSGLKTAVARWVEAEQDAGREIPVADVAASFADAVADVLMMKTLDACREHGVETLVIGGGFSANSQLRDMATTRGEAAGIDVRIPPIRYCTDNGAMIAALGSAVMRNGGVASDLGIGVDSSMPLTTVSV; from the coding sequence GTGAATCCCTTGGTGCTCGGAATCGAGTCGACGTGCGACGAGACGGGGGTCGCCCTCGTCGAGGGCACCGACCTCCTCGTGGACGTCACCGCGTCGTCGATGGACGAGCATGCGCGGTTCGGCGGCATCGTGCCCGAGGTCGCGTCTCGCGCCCACCTCGAAGCCTTCCTGCCCACGCTCGAGCAGGCCCTTGACCGCGCCGGCCGCACGCTGTCGGAGGTGGACGCGATCGCAGTCGCCGCCGGTCCCGGGCTCGTGGGTTCGCTCACCGTCGGAAACGCCGCGGCCAAGGCCCTCGCCCTCGCGCTGGATCGCCCGCTGTACGGCGTCAACCACGTGATCGGCCACGCTGTCGTGGACGAGCTGGTGCACGGCGAGTTCCCCGATCGGGTGATGTCGCTCGTGGTGTCCGGTGGCCACACGTCGCTGCTGCTGATCGAGGGGTCCGCCGTGACCGTGCGTGAGCTCGGGCACACCTTGGATGACGCGGCGGGCGAGGCCTTCGACAAGGTGGGCCGCCTGCTGGGCCTGCCGTATCCGGGCGGGCCCCATATCGACCGCCTGGCCCGCGAGGGCGACCCCACGGCGATCCCGTTCCCGCGCGCGCTCACGGCCCCCAAGTTCAAGGCCACGCACGCGTACGACTTCTCGTTCTCCGGACTCAAGACCGCCGTCGCGCGGTGGGTGGAGGCCGAACAGGACGCGGGGCGCGAGATCCCCGTGGCCGACGTCGCGGCCTCGTTCGCCGATGCGGTCGCGGACGTGCTGATGATGAAGACGCTCGACGCGTGCCGCGAGCACGGCGTCGAGACGCTGGTGATCGGCGGCGGATTCAGCGCCAACTCCCAGCTGCGCGACATGGCCACCACGCGCGGCGAGGCTGCGGGGATCGACGTGCGCATCCCGCCCATCCGCTACTGCACGGACAACGGCGCGATGATCGCGGCGCTCGGCTCCGCGGTGATGCGCAATGGCGGGGTGGCCAGCGATCTCGGCATTGGGGTGGACTCGTCCATGCCGCTCACGACGGTCTCCGTCTAG
- a CDS encoding glycoside hydrolase family 3 N-terminal domain-containing protein: MAGRRSAAVGIGAATVVAALLVSVAWWPAAQKNAGERIETAPSVTPSPAASAAASPTPSPPPPDLAWGPTADEWDAALETARALPLEEAAGQVIVASIASPSPEATEDLVASLALGGVIVMADAVTDVDGVRALTGAAQAGADSGARDWGAIVGVDQEGGAVARLRGLMPDLPSFMAAGAASDKASVRGVYAQAAVDMHAMGFTVDFAPVADATVGLADPTIRARSAGSDPERVSATVGAALAGFVDGGVVPVVKHFPGHGSVTQDSHDELPVQQVSLADLEARDMAPFASAIEAGAPAVMMAHIALPEWGDGPASLEPAAYEYLREVLGFEGVAMTDALNMGAIQDTHSSGQAAVAALAAGADLLLMPPDPRVARDAIVAAVDRGEVPRERLDEAAARMILLSRWQSAIEPEADEGRDYARELSAAGATVAARDCSAPFVGETVTIAGGWDGDRAALAAALEARGVTVGDEGTRIVLMGGDESSASADVVVAMAGPWGLSASEATVYVGLYGRSVGALAGLADVLVGDVEPLGEWPVDVDVPFDVC; encoded by the coding sequence GTGGCGGGACGACGCTCCGCAGCCGTCGGCATCGGTGCCGCCACCGTGGTGGCGGCACTGCTCGTGTCCGTGGCCTGGTGGCCCGCGGCGCAGAAGAACGCCGGCGAGCGGATCGAGACGGCACCGTCCGTCACCCCGTCGCCTGCCGCATCGGCCGCTGCGAGCCCCACGCCGTCGCCGCCTCCGCCCGACCTCGCGTGGGGCCCCACCGCAGACGAGTGGGACGCCGCGCTCGAGACTGCCAGGGCGCTGCCGCTCGAGGAGGCCGCGGGCCAGGTCATCGTGGCATCGATCGCATCCCCCTCACCGGAGGCGACGGAGGACCTGGTGGCCTCACTGGCTCTGGGCGGCGTGATCGTCATGGCGGACGCTGTCACCGACGTGGACGGGGTCCGGGCGCTGACAGGCGCCGCTCAGGCAGGCGCCGACTCCGGGGCTCGTGACTGGGGCGCGATCGTGGGGGTCGATCAGGAGGGAGGCGCGGTGGCGCGCCTCCGCGGGCTGATGCCCGACCTGCCGAGCTTCATGGCCGCCGGCGCCGCGAGCGACAAGGCCTCGGTGCGAGGCGTGTACGCCCAGGCGGCCGTCGACATGCACGCGATGGGTTTCACTGTCGACTTCGCCCCGGTGGCCGATGCGACGGTGGGGCTGGCGGACCCGACCATCAGGGCGCGCTCGGCGGGCTCTGACCCTGAGCGGGTGTCCGCGACCGTGGGCGCGGCGCTCGCGGGCTTCGTCGACGGCGGGGTGGTGCCCGTGGTCAAGCACTTCCCGGGTCACGGGTCGGTGACGCAGGACTCGCACGACGAGCTGCCGGTGCAGCAGGTATCGCTCGCGGACCTCGAGGCACGCGACATGGCCCCGTTCGCGTCGGCGATCGAGGCGGGTGCCCCCGCCGTCATGATGGCCCACATTGCCTTGCCGGAATGGGGGGACGGTCCCGCGTCCCTCGAGCCCGCTGCGTATGAATACCTGCGCGAGGTGCTGGGCTTCGAGGGCGTCGCGATGACCGATGCGCTCAACATGGGTGCGATCCAGGACACTCACAGCTCGGGGCAGGCTGCGGTCGCGGCTCTCGCGGCGGGCGCCGACCTGCTGCTGATGCCGCCTGATCCGCGCGTGGCACGGGACGCCATCGTGGCGGCCGTGGACAGGGGAGAGGTGCCGCGTGAGCGCCTGGACGAGGCCGCGGCGCGGATGATCCTGCTGTCGCGCTGGCAGTCGGCGATCGAGCCCGAGGCCGATGAGGGCCGCGACTACGCCCGCGAGTTGTCCGCCGCGGGCGCGACCGTCGCGGCGCGCGACTGCTCGGCGCCCTTCGTGGGAGAGACGGTCACCATTGCGGGAGGGTGGGACGGCGACCGCGCCGCGCTCGCCGCAGCGCTGGAGGCACGCGGCGTGACCGTGGGGGACGAGGGCACGCGCATCGTCCTCATGGGAGGCGATGAGTCGAGCGCCAGCGCCGACGTCGTGGTCGCGATGGCCGGGCCGTGGGGCCTCAGCGCCTCCGAGGCGACGGTGTACGTGGGGCTGTACGGCCGCAGCGTCGGCGCGCTCGCCGGGCTGGCCGATGTGCTGGTGGGCGACGTCGAGCCGCTCGGCGAATGGCCGGTCGACGTCGACGTGCCCTTCGACGTGTGCTGA
- a CDS encoding THUMP-like domain-containing protein has product MDAVSARLLVSPEGRALIDSLPPYDGARAITLGAELRAHGADPGLVAAALTQSRLRADAAAKFGDFASGMLFTQDGLEQATRLQVAAEHARRFRDAGVRRVHDLTAGIGADAMALAAMGLEVTAFEIDEATALIADHNLRHWDRARVVLGDAMTLAPQIEADGVFADPARRTARGRRHDPRDYAPPLDDVLALRERFPALGVKVGPAIDHSHVPTGVEAQWVSVDGSVVEAALWCGPLAQEPGHTALVIGADGAHRLAGTTDRADAGALGDYVYEPDGAVIRAGLVGELAHLTGTHLLDPTIAYLTSDSPLGSPFVRGYRILESMPFKVKPLAAALRARDVGTVDIKKRGVDVTPEQLRPQLRLQGSVRLTVIVTRVAGRRTALLAEPLAQQ; this is encoded by the coding sequence ATGGACGCCGTCTCCGCACGCCTGCTCGTGTCACCCGAGGGCCGCGCACTCATCGACTCCCTCCCACCCTACGACGGCGCGCGCGCGATCACCCTGGGAGCCGAACTGCGCGCCCACGGCGCCGACCCCGGCCTGGTGGCAGCCGCGCTCACCCAATCGCGCCTGCGGGCCGATGCGGCGGCCAAGTTCGGCGACTTCGCCTCAGGGATGCTGTTCACTCAGGACGGCCTGGAGCAGGCCACGCGCCTGCAGGTCGCGGCCGAGCATGCGCGCCGCTTCCGCGATGCGGGCGTGCGGCGCGTTCACGATCTCACCGCAGGAATCGGCGCCGATGCGATGGCGCTCGCGGCCATGGGGCTCGAGGTCACGGCATTCGAGATCGATGAGGCGACCGCGCTCATCGCCGACCACAACCTGCGCCACTGGGATCGGGCTCGCGTGGTGCTCGGGGACGCGATGACCCTCGCGCCCCAGATCGAGGCCGACGGGGTCTTCGCGGACCCCGCCCGCAGGACCGCCCGCGGTCGCCGCCACGACCCCCGCGACTACGCTCCCCCGCTCGACGACGTGCTCGCGCTCCGGGAGCGCTTCCCGGCGCTCGGGGTCAAGGTGGGGCCCGCGATCGACCACTCGCACGTGCCGACCGGCGTGGAGGCCCAGTGGGTCAGCGTTGATGGCTCCGTGGTGGAGGCGGCGCTGTGGTGCGGACCGCTGGCGCAGGAGCCCGGGCACACCGCCCTGGTGATCGGAGCGGACGGTGCGCATCGGCTCGCCGGCACCACCGACCGCGCCGACGCCGGAGCGCTCGGCGACTACGTGTACGAGCCCGACGGCGCGGTGATCAGGGCCGGGCTGGTCGGCGAGCTGGCGCACCTCACCGGCACGCACCTCCTTGACCCGACCATTGCGTACCTCACCTCCGACTCTCCCCTCGGGAGCCCGTTCGTCCGCGGCTATCGCATCCTCGAGTCGATGCCGTTCAAGGTCAAGCCGCTGGCCGCCGCGCTCCGTGCGCGCGATGTCGGCACGGTCGACATCAAGAAGCGGGGCGTGGATGTCACGCCGGAGCAGCTTCGACCGCAGCTGAGACTCCAGGGGTCAGTGCGTCTGACCGTGATCGTCACCCGGGTCGCGGGACGACGCACTGCGCTGCTGGCGGAACCGCTCGCGCAGCAGTGA
- the groES gene encoding co-chaperone GroES gives MSVSIKPLEDKVVVKPAEAEQTTASGLVIPDAAKEKPQEGEVLAVGPGRVDDNGNRIPIDVAVGDKVIYSKYGGTEVKYGGQDVLILSARDLLGVVS, from the coding sequence GTGTCGGTCTCTATCAAGCCTCTTGAGGACAAGGTCGTGGTGAAGCCGGCAGAAGCCGAGCAGACCACCGCCTCCGGCCTCGTGATCCCGGACGCCGCCAAGGAGAAGCCCCAGGAGGGTGAAGTCCTCGCGGTGGGCCCGGGTCGTGTCGATGACAACGGCAACCGCATTCCGATCGACGTCGCGGTGGGTGACAAGGTCATCTACAGCAAGTACGGCGGCACCGAGGTCAAGTACGGCGGCCAGGATGTTCTCATCCTGTCGGCGCGCGACCTGCTGGGCGTCGTGTCTTAA
- a CDS encoding WhiB family transcriptional regulator translates to MDTIAKLPPPTQDQWEWQYEGACREADTDLFFHPEGERGAARRRRAEAAKEYCQRCPVLDTCRERSLNAREPFGVWGGLSEDERHAILAGRLKQAS, encoded by the coding sequence ATGGACACCATCGCGAAGTTGCCACCCCCCACGCAGGACCAGTGGGAGTGGCAATACGAAGGCGCGTGCCGCGAGGCAGACACGGATCTCTTCTTTCACCCCGAGGGCGAACGCGGTGCCGCGCGGCGACGGCGAGCCGAGGCCGCCAAGGAGTACTGCCAGCGCTGTCCTGTGCTCGACACCTGCCGCGAGCGCTCCCTGAACGCGCGCGAGCCGTTCGGCGTCTGGGGTGGCCTCAGCGAGGACGAGCGACACGCGATCCTGGCCGGGCGCCTCAAGCAGGCGAGCTAG
- the guaB gene encoding IMP dehydrogenase, translated as MASADHDPFGFTGLTYDDVLLLPGQSDVIPSEVNTSTRLTRDIRIEIPLLSAAMDTVTEARMAIAMARHGGIGVLHRNLSIADQAHQVEIVKRSESGMISDPVTVGPEATLAELDALCGKYRVSGLPVVDEDRTLLGIITNRDLRFVNPREFESRQVRDVMTPMPLITGREGMSNDEAAELLGVHKIEKLPLVDDSGRLTGLITVKDFVKTERYPKATKDEHGRLRVAAAVGFFGDAWERAVALVEAGVDALVVDTAHGHAQAMIDMIARLKSDPATSHVQVIGGNVATREGAQALVDAGVDAVKVGVGPGSICTTRVVAGVGVPQITAVYEAYKAAGPAGVPVIADGGLQYSGDIAKALVAGAESVMLGSLFAGCTEAPGDLVLVSGKQYKSYRGMGSMGAMASRGRVSYSKDRYFQSDAPSDDDLIPEGIEGRVPFKGNLGDVARQLVGGLGQSMFYVGARSIDELRERGKFVRITPAGLKESHPHDIQMTVAAPNYQGRS; from the coding sequence ATGGCGAGCGCTGATCACGACCCCTTCGGTTTCACTGGACTCACCTACGACGACGTGCTGCTGCTGCCGGGCCAGAGCGACGTCATCCCGTCCGAGGTGAACACGTCGACGCGTCTGACGCGCGACATCCGCATCGAGATCCCCCTGCTGAGTGCGGCGATGGACACCGTCACCGAGGCGCGCATGGCGATCGCGATGGCGCGCCACGGCGGGATCGGGGTGCTGCACCGCAACCTGTCGATCGCCGACCAGGCGCACCAGGTCGAGATCGTCAAGCGTTCGGAGTCGGGCATGATCTCGGACCCGGTGACGGTGGGCCCGGAGGCGACGCTCGCCGAGCTCGACGCGCTGTGCGGGAAGTACCGCGTGTCCGGACTGCCCGTCGTGGACGAGGACCGCACGCTGCTGGGCATCATCACCAACCGCGACCTGCGGTTCGTGAACCCGCGCGAGTTCGAGTCGCGCCAGGTCCGCGACGTCATGACGCCCATGCCTCTCATCACCGGTCGCGAGGGCATGAGCAACGATGAGGCCGCCGAGCTGCTGGGCGTGCACAAGATCGAGAAGCTGCCGTTGGTCGATGACTCGGGGCGGCTGACCGGACTCATCACGGTCAAGGACTTCGTCAAGACCGAGCGCTATCCCAAGGCCACCAAGGACGAGCACGGTCGGCTGCGCGTCGCCGCCGCGGTCGGGTTCTTCGGCGACGCCTGGGAGCGGGCGGTCGCGCTCGTCGAGGCGGGCGTCGACGCGCTCGTCGTCGACACCGCGCACGGTCACGCGCAGGCGATGATCGACATGATCGCCCGGCTCAAGTCGGATCCGGCCACCTCACACGTGCAGGTGATCGGCGGCAACGTCGCGACCCGCGAGGGCGCCCAGGCGCTGGTGGACGCCGGCGTCGACGCCGTCAAGGTGGGCGTGGGCCCGGGCTCGATCTGCACCACGCGGGTGGTCGCCGGTGTGGGAGTGCCGCAGATCACCGCCGTCTACGAGGCCTACAAGGCCGCCGGCCCCGCGGGCGTGCCCGTCATCGCCGACGGCGGACTGCAGTACTCGGGCGACATCGCCAAGGCGCTCGTCGCCGGCGCGGAGTCCGTGATGCTGGGCTCGCTGTTCGCCGGCTGCACCGAGGCTCCGGGCGACCTGGTGCTCGTGAGCGGCAAGCAGTACAAGAGCTATCGCGGCATGGGCTCCATGGGAGCGATGGCCTCGCGTGGCCGCGTCTCGTACTCCAAGGACCGCTACTTCCAGTCGGATGCCCCCAGTGATGACGACCTGATCCCCGAGGGCATCGAGGGCCGTGTGCCGTTCAAGGGCAACCTCGGCGACGTCGCGCGTCAGCTCGTGGGCGGTCTGGGTCAGTCGATGTTCTACGTCGGCGCGCGCAGCATCGACGAGCTGCGCGAGCGCGGCAAGTTCGTGCGCATCACGCCGGCGGGGCTCAAGGAGTCCCACCCTCATGACATCCAGATGACGGTCGCGGCCCCCAACTACCAGGGCCGCTCCTAG
- a CDS encoding TSUP family transporter has protein sequence MEITWQALAILAVVALVAGCLDTLAGGGGLITVPALLLAGVPPLQALGTNKLQAPAGTGMATYQVIRRHGVRWADVRWPMLWAFLGSVLGTIAILFVPVASLEVVIPVVLALIAAYFLFVPRSHQPPPEPRMSAATYDATLVPAIGAYDGAFGPGTGSLYALSGVALRALPLRRSTAIAKTLNFATNVASLVVFIVAGQVLWLVGGVMIVGQLIGAYIGSHILLRVHPMVLRVLIVVVSLTMLWRVLVS, from the coding sequence GTGGAGATCACCTGGCAGGCGCTCGCCATCCTCGCGGTCGTCGCCCTGGTCGCAGGCTGCCTCGACACGCTCGCGGGCGGTGGGGGACTGATCACGGTCCCCGCACTGCTGCTCGCCGGCGTGCCGCCGCTGCAGGCACTCGGCACCAACAAGCTGCAGGCTCCCGCGGGTACGGGCATGGCCACGTACCAGGTGATTCGTCGGCACGGGGTGCGGTGGGCGGACGTCAGGTGGCCCATGCTGTGGGCCTTCCTGGGCTCCGTGCTCGGCACCATCGCCATCCTGTTCGTCCCCGTGGCGTCCCTCGAGGTGGTCATCCCCGTGGTGCTGGCGCTCATCGCGGCGTACTTCCTGTTCGTCCCGCGCTCTCATCAGCCACCGCCGGAGCCGCGGATGAGCGCCGCCACCTACGACGCGACGCTGGTGCCCGCGATCGGTGCCTACGACGGAGCGTTCGGGCCGGGCACCGGTTCGCTCTACGCACTCTCGGGCGTCGCGCTGCGCGCGCTGCCGCTCAGGCGTTCCACCGCCATCGCCAAGACCCTCAACTTCGCCACCAACGTGGCCTCTCTCGTCGTGTTCATCGTCGCCGGCCAAGTGCTGTGGCTCGTGGGCGGGGTGATGATCGTGGGTCAGCTCATCGGCGCGTACATCGGCTCGCACATCCTGCTGCGGGTGCACCCCATGGTGCTGCGGGTGCTGATCGTGGTGGTGTCGCTCACGATGCTGTGGCGCGTGCTGGTCTCCTGA